Within Wyeomyia smithii strain HCP4-BCI-WySm-NY-G18 chromosome 2, ASM2978416v1, whole genome shotgun sequence, the genomic segment AGAAGTACTTTTCAAGGATGCTTTATATATCTTTCTGCAACTTTTGGGAATGCATAGCTAGTATCTGACGTACTCCATTGAATTGaatatatttataaaaaaaattgttaaatcCAGTTCATTCTAGATTGCGATGCAGAACATACGAAACAGGGGAAAGAGATTGGTTCAGGAGCAGATTTTCTTACCGTTACAGCGATCCACTGATGAAGAAACATCATTTGCAAAAGTTAAGTTGTAATTTATGAAGAATGAACTTTTATTCCCAGCTCACACCGCCGCGTCATAGTCGGTTGTTTCCGCTGGCCGCTCCGTTCGGTTAGGATTGAGTTCTCCCGAATCGTGTTCGCTTGTGTTTTTTTGTTTCCACAACTTCTTTCCGATGAGTCTATTTTTTCCATTCTTGGCTTGTAAAAAAACgcgaaaaaacaagaaaacatttttctcCTCCATGCCACTTCCGCTCACGCCACACTTCGTATTTTCTCGGGCTACAATAATAACACATTTTCGCTGAATGGTTGATTGTTGGATGAAAGTTCGCCGTCATTTGCCTGACGGTAAGACAAAAACCTGGTAATGGCTTTAGTGAAAGTATGATAATTTCCTCATTTATACTGCTGAAGGACTTGTCGGCTACTGTTGATGCGGATAGCGTACACTGAATAACAATTAGCTGTCGGAGCTTAGAGCACCGCTTGTGGGCCAAGTGGTGgcgaaaaatcaactttttatgGTGGCATTGTTGGTAAGCACTGAGTGAACCAAACTAAGTTAAGCTTTTAGACAGTAAACTAGGACAAGTAACAGTAAGTCAATGAAATAATGACAGGTTTTACTGGATGATTAATCATCGGAACCATCTTTCCTCAACATGGTTTAAATGGCTGCTATTAAGACGGGAAAGTTCACGAAAAATTATAACTAGGAGGTAAGAATAGCTAATGAATGACAAAACTAGGCTGTTTTTCCAGCCAATCTAGCGTCCTGCACAAAGTTACTACCAAAGTCGTTTTACCGTGCTCTACGATCATAGGGGCCACACTGAGAAGACGAGTTTATCGTTTGGTCGACAGTATGGTTGTAAAAAATATTACCGCAAACTCTTGTCATAAATTCATCATCCAACCCATCAATAAGCGGACTGTTTGTGACCAGCACAGGtcatatttcatttttcaattccCCTGGAAGCAACATTGCATGGGGAAAATGTTAGAGCTTCTCTTTGCCACacgaaaacattttttgccGGAGATCGGAGTCGGTTTTAGTACCACAAATTGATGATAACGAAATATGCTGCAGCAATAAAGCGATGGAATGTCACCGATCATCATAAAACCATCGCTTTCTCGTCACTTTTTGATAAAACGTGACAGGCAGAATCAACGTTTCTAGGGAATAGATATGAGTGAGTAGTTTATTGATTGTAAATTAGTTGACGGTTTCCATGAAAAAAGATGTTAGATTAAttagataataattctgaatttatatgatatatttgttttattttcacatttttcaactGAATCAACATAACTTTGTGATCATTCAATTCACTTTCATCACTAGTGAAAAAATTGAGTTCAAGAGTTCAATGCTCACTTAAACTCGTGGAGCGCGATGTTTTTTTCAGTTCACCTCTCGAATCAGCATTCTGCTGTACTTTAACCCATAGTGAGCACTTTTATAATGATACCATGTAACTGATCTTACATCGTTCGCGTTCATGTATTTTCCATTAAGATTACTGGAAAAGAAATCATTAAATAATATGTTCGTTGCGAGCAAACATGTATTTCACATACCTATGGAGACAGTTATTGTACCACCAAGCGCCGCTACTTGACTCTGCACAGTTAGCAGCATTGGCATCGTTGTCACTGTCCAGTGTGGTAAATTTCATTCCTTTATGATACGTCAGTGAATCTCCCGCAGTTCCAGTGTAAGTACCTACTTTCTTCAGAATGTACTTCTCTGTTTCATTGCCAACTTCAAAATCGGAATACTTAGCATACTTGAAGTCTCCAAGAAAGTCTTCTAATTCAACTAACAGCTGGTAAGTTTTCGCTGAAGTTATCTTGTGTAACAATTCCAAACCAATCCAGTATTCTTTATCAGCATCACCGAAACCATGTTTGTATTCGGTCCAGTTGCGATAGAAGTCCAGTGATCCGTCGTACCGATGTTGGATCACCATCCAGCCTCCACCAAACTTCGTTTGCTCGCAGAAGCCCACAAATGGTTCATCCTCCATGAACGGTTGCAATAGATACTTTCCGGATATTTTGCTTGGCTCGGCAGTACAGGAATCGTATGGACCTCGGACTTTGAATTGATGCAAATCAAAAAGCATCCGCACGTTATCGGAGGGTCCCTTAATGGGTTTTAAGTTGAATATAGCTTTGCGTAAGTTTTCGTGATTTGAGCAACTTTTTTGCTGCTGCAAAATCTTCCACGATTGGCTTAACACCTGTGTGAAGTTCCGCCCAAGTGCTTCATCTAAGCGCGTTACCATCCACGCCATTCCTTCGTTGCTCCTTTCGAGATGACCTTGATTCCGT encodes:
- the LOC129722320 gene encoding microfibril-associated glycoprotein 4-like produces the protein MKGVNTLAFISSLFFIQSATTVEVTTVKTVQTETSNETVGFEVLLAKMDYLEYKFMELEYDIKEQNELMARNQGHLERSNEGMAWMVTRLDEALGRNFTQVLSQSWKILQQQKSCSNHENLRKAIFNLKPIKGPSDNVRMLFDLHQFKVRGPYDSCTAEPSKISGKYLLQPFMEDEPFVGFCEQTKFGGGWMVIQHRYDGSLDFYRNWTEYKHGFGDADKEYWIGLELLHKITSAKTYQLLVELEDFLGDFKYAKYSDFEVGNETEKYILKKVGTYTGTAGDSLTYHKGMKFTTLDSDNDANAANCAESSSGAWWYNNCLHSNLNGKYMNANDVRSVTWYHYKSAHYGLKYSRMLIREVN